One genomic segment of Gossypium arboreum isolate Shixiya-1 chromosome 3, ASM2569848v2, whole genome shotgun sequence includes these proteins:
- the LOC108475739 gene encoding uncharacterized protein LOC108475739, with protein sequence MEVTSVVQLDQTKAKDEYPNLSLRPLQVSDVDDFMVWASDEKVTRFCTWEPYTNKEDGLNYIKNIVVPHPWLRAICIDDRPVGAISVSANSGNDKCRGELGYVLASKYWGKGIVTRAVKMVVDTIFVEWPHLERLEALVDVENVGSQRVLEKAGFQREGVLRKYFIVKGRSRDRVMFSFLSTDYQS encoded by the coding sequence ATGGAAGTAACCTCTGTTGTTCAATTAGACCAAACCAAAGCCAAAGATGAATATCCCAACCTATCTCTCCGACCATTACAAGTTTCAGATGTGGATGATTTCATGGTCTGGGCCAGTGATGAAAAAGTGACACGTTTCTGTACTTGGGAACCTTATACCAACaaagaagatggcttgaattacatAAAGAACATTGTTGTGCCTCATCCTTGGTTAAGAGCAATATGTATTGACGACCGACCGGTTGGTGCTATTTCGGTGAGTGCAAATTCAGGCAATGATAAATGCAGGGGTGAACTTGGGTATGTTTTGGCATCCAAATATTGGGGTAAAGGGATTGTAACGAGAGCTGTGAAAATGGTGGTTGATACCATATTTGTTGAATGGCCACATTTGGAGAGACTTGAGGCTTTGGTTGATGTTGAAAATGTGGGGTCTCAAAGGGTGCTTGAAAAAGCTGGGTTTCAAAGAGAAGGTGTTTTGAGGAAGTATTTTATAGTAAAAGGGAGGTCTAGAGACAGGGTTATGTTTAGTTTTCTTTCTACTGATTATCagagttaa
- the LOC108475701 gene encoding uncharacterized protein LOC108475701: MEVTSVVQLDQTKAKDECLNLSLRPLQVSDVDDFMVWASDEKVTRFCTWEPYTNKEDGLNYIKNKVVPHPWFRAICVDDRPVGAISVSANSGNDKCRGELGYVLASKYWGKGIVTRAVKMVVDTIFVEWPHLERLEALVDVENVGSQRVLEKAGFQREGVLRKYFILKGRSRDMVMFSLLSTDYQS; the protein is encoded by the coding sequence ATGGAAGTAACCTCTGTTGTTCAATTAGACCAAACCAAAGCCAAAGATGAATGTCTCAACTTATCTCTCCGGCCATTACAAGTTTCAGATGTGGATGATTTCATGGTCTGGGCCAGTGATGAAAAAGTGACACGTTTTTGTACTTGGGAACCTTACACCAACaaagaagatggcttgaattacatAAAGAACAAGGTTGTGCCTCACCCTTGGTTTAGAGCAATATGTGTTGACGATCGACCGGTTGGTGCTATTTCGGTGAGTGCAAATTCAGGCAATGATAAATGTAGGGGTGAACTTGGGTATGTTTTGGCCTCCAAGTATTGGGGTAAAGGGATTGTAACGAGAGCTGTGAAAATGGTGGTTGATACCATATTTGTTGAATGGCCACATTTGGAGAGACTTGAGGCTTTGGTTGATGTTGAAAATGTGGGGTCTCAAAGGGTGCTTGAAAAAGCTGGGTTTCAAAGAGAAGGTGTTTTGAGGAAGTATTTTATCCTGAAAGGGAGGTCAAGAGATATGGTTATGTTTAGTCTTCTTTCTACTGATTATCAGAGTTAA
- the LOC108476197 gene encoding protein CDC73 homolog, which yields MDPLSALRDFTIRGELDKIIRVNDEFRFGTEYSFPCSAETAYRSKQGNLYNLETLVFYIQNHHLKHTDYMHNSLSLRIPAVTFTDRKPLLDYLTGKVSTSDSIVWNPPKFPDEFRPDPSGFDPDSTKPKGNANDAVLDEIGDAHFSIKDKETETADFMGIIRSVEKPLKDREGILECKNKDFYSVLVAATKREEERQRLESQQRKDGLVAKSRLMGAEERGLGLSYGDEMMGFDSKPKMHLKGSKLGEGVPIILVPSAFQTLITIYNVKEFLEDGVFVPTDVKVKQMKGTRPECVTVQKKFSRDRDRVVTAYEVRDKPSALKPEDWDRVVAVFVLGKEWQFKDWPFKDHVEIFNKIIGFFMRFEDDSVESAKIVKQWNVKIISISKNKRHQDRAAALEVWDRLEEFVRGRSHS from the exons ATGGACCCACTTTCCGCCCTCCGAGACTTCACAATCCGGGGTGAGCTTGACAAAATCATCCGAGTCAACGACGAGTTCCGATTTGGCACCGAGTATTCCTTCCCATGTTCCGCCGAAACCGCCTACCGTTCCAAGCAAGGCAACCTCTACAACCTTGAAACCTTGGTTTTCTATATCCAAAATCACCATCTCAAGCACACCGATTACATGCACAACTCCCTCTCCCTCCGTATCCCCGCCGTAACTTTCACCGACCGGAAACCCCTCCTGGATTACCTTACCGGGAAAGTCTCCACTTCCGACTCTATCGTTTGGAATCCACCTAAGTTCCCTGACGAGTTTCGACCTGACCCATCTGGGTTCGATCCGGATAGTACTAAACCTAAAGGTAATGCCAATGATGCTGTTTTGGATGAAATAGGAGATGCCCATTTTAGTATTAAAGATAAAGAGACTGAAACTGCGGATTTTATGGGAATAATTCGATCGGTTGAGAAACCATTGAAGGATAGAGAAGGGATTTTGGAATGTAAAAATAAGGATTTTTATAGTGTTCTTGTTGCAGCCACCAAAAGGGAAGAAGAAAGGCAAAGACTTGAGTCTCAGCAGAGGAAAGATGGGTTAGTTGCTAAGAGTAGATTAATGGGGGCTGAAGAGAGGGGATTGGGGTTAAGTTATGGGGATGAAATGATGGGATTTGATTCGAAGCCGAAAATGCATTTAAAAGGGAGCAAACTTGGGGAAGGAGTGCCTATTATTTTAGTGCCGAGTGCTTTTCAGACTTTGATTACTATTTATAATGTGAAGGAGTTTTTGGAAGATGGGGTTTTTGTGCCTACTGATGTGAAGGTGAAACAGATGAAAGGGACGAGACCGGAGTGTGTTACTGTGCAGAAGAAGTTTAGTAGGGACAGAGATAGGGTAGTAACAGCCTATGAAGTGAGAGATAAGCCTTCTGCTTTGAAGCCAGAAGATTGGGATCGCGTAGTGGCAGTATTTGTGTTGGGGAAGGAGTGGCAGTTCAAGGATTGGCCTTTCAAGGATCATGTGGAGATTTTTAATAAGA TTATTGGTTTTTTCATGCGATTTGAAGATGACAGTGTAGAATCTGCAAAGATTGTGAAGCAATGGAATGTGAAGATTATCTCG ATTAGCAAGAATAAGAGACACCAAGATAGGGCTGCAGCTTTGGAGGTTTGGGACAGACTAGAAGAATTTGTGCGGGGACGATCACATTCGTAA